CGAAGGAGATCCAGAAGCTCCGCGACGGCCCCATAGGGCGCCGTGCGGTCCCCCGCCAGCAGGATGTCCTGGCTCTCGGCCGCGGCCTGCGAGGCCAGAGCGGGGACGTCGGCGCTCGTCACCGCGGCTCCGCCCCAAAGGACCGTGCCGTCCGCCCTCACCGACACC
This sequence is a window from Fretibacterium sp. OH1220_COT-178. Protein-coding genes within it:
- a CDS encoding ExbD/TolR family protein; translated protein: VSVRADGTVLWGGAAVTSADVPALASQAAAESQDILLAGDRTAPYGAVAELLDLLRRSGLESAGLALQGGAP